The genomic window GTGAGAGCAGGAAACTATTTGAATTATTTTACTTCTGTTATTCCTGTTTTGTACACATTGCCAATTGCTTGATGTCTGTGACCAGGACagccttctctctgtctttcaggTGCTACTCTTCTATTGGCAGAACAGGTGGTTCTCAGGTGATCTCTCTCAGCAAAGACGGATGTGTGTACCATGGTATCGTTGAGCATGAGTTGAACCACGCGCTCGGTTTCTACCATGAGCATACCAGGAGCGACCGTGACAAGTATGTCAGGATCAACTGGCAAAACATTGACCCATCAATGCAGTCCAATTTTAACAAGGAGAACACCAACAACCTCAACACACCATATGACTACACCTCCGTGATGCACTATGGAAGAACTGCTTTCTCTGTTAACGGCCAGTACACCATCACTCCTATACCTGATGCTTCAGTGGTGattggacagagagaggaactcTCCACCATTGATGTCAAGAGGATCAAAATTCTGTATAATTGCTAAAATTGACATCATATGATGTAAAATTTCTAAACAATACTTCCTCTGTTGCTCGACGTAGTGTGTAATCAAAAATGTAACAATGCAATTGTCATGCATCATGTGACTGTACAATATGTACTAATGTCATATAATAAAAGACTTCAAAGCAAATTAATCATGTTCAATGGTATGTATTCAGAATGGTCTGAGCAGCAGTGCTGGGGGGCACAGCATGGCATTATACGTGGATGAATCACATTTTGCTCTGAGAGCTTTAATTATGAGtatgtgtgccatatttttgtcaaatgtgattttcaccccaatcgaaatttgtcctctgcattttcccatctgtgcacttagaacacacacacacaagggattACTAGTAGGCTTTgttgcacacgtgcccagagtggtgggcagccctagcccgccgcccagggagcagttggggttacgtgccttgctcaagggcaacaTCTCAGTTTTCTTGAACACACTACGACTTGGGCCTCCAGGCTCTGTATTTTACTCATAAAAGGCTAAATAAGAGCAGTGTAAATAAGTCTTAATCCTAGATTGAAAAATTGGGCTGGTAACTGAGCCTCAAATTGATGCTGTAAGGTTGTTTGATAAGTAAGAGTCTTCATAGGACAAAGATTTACAAATAgctgtaattgtaataattatatGGTCTAATGAAAACCCTCCATGTGGAGAGTACAGTCGACCACGTGGGTTATGATGTGAAATGAGGACACTGTGAGATCAGACCATGCTTTTTGCATCATTGGGTTCATGCAGTAGAACCTCTGTTTCATTGGAATTTAGAAGAAAACAGTGAGTTGCTGTCCATTGTTTTATGTCCTTTATTCAGTCATTGTTGTTAATATTACAGGCGTCATCAGGAtttgaagatatatacaactcaGTATCATTGACATAACAATGGAAACACATATCATGTTTGCAAATAAATGTGCCTGACAGTAGTCTAATGAGAATTACATTGGCCATGGTATtgacccttgtgggacaccatattttatgACTGGCAGCTCAGAGCATTCATTACATACAAAGATAAACTGAAAATTGTAACAGGGCATGACCACCGAGGCAAGTAAGATTACAAATCCAGACAGGCTGCACCCTTTTTGTCACTCTTTGGTCTGGTGGTGACGCACGTGTTTGCTGAGAGTAGGACTTGGGTCCAAGACCATATATGGTTGCTGCCCTCAGCCTTTGGTACAAATTTTGTCAGAAGTGGGACGGTACTTTGATACCAACAGGACTGTTTCCATGGTTAAGAACCCATCCCTACTGTGACAGGATGGTTCAAAATCCATTGAAAAACCCTATTGAGGTGCATGGATGTGGTCCTGGAtgtaaggtggaggtgtgggacaGACGGAAAGTGTGAAGTGCAGGGGAACGATCTGATAGCATCAGTGGAGATCATCACTCTCTGATGGAGAGGGTGATGTGATGGAGACTACCAGTCCAGAAGGTTTAATGGGTGCTCTAAGTTCTCATCATGAGAGCTGGCTCTTTGGCTTTGTGGTCAAGGCACCAGTTTTGTTGCGTTAGATTCATGTGGTCTTTGCCTTTGTCACAACCTTTTACAAGCGCTTCAAAATCTTATGCATTTTAGTTTTGATTTTGGATTTAATTTCATATTTTGCAAATATGGATGTTTGTAGCATCTTTGGACAAGCCAGGGAAATGACTCCTTTTTGATTTTGAACCATTACATATCAACAAATCATTCAAAGAAAAATGGACAGaaatttattttgctttctGAAACAAATTATAACATAATATGTGTACCTGAAGTGAAGACAAAAAATGTCAGCAAAATTTTTAGTTGCAATAgtttttcttaaaatctcgAACATGAAAAGCTTGACTGTTCGACTGCTTCTATGACACAATTCTTGAACTATCCTTTCCAACAGATCCTACAATAGTGATTAAACTGAAATGACAACAAAAACAGTCCAATGCACAGTGATAACCAAACTCTACAGATCATCCATTAGTGGAGATTAGCCAAACAAACTCAGCCGCACACTGCAATTCATTGAGATATTTGACTAATGGGGAAGTTCCAAGTGTCCTCCCTTTGGTGATATACATTAGACAGTGGACACTAATGCCTAACATTAGTCCCACACTGTCacacctgtgtttgtttgttcatgggATTGTGGTCATATAAGTGTCCATGTGTATAAAAGGCCAGGATGGACAGTATTCAGACATTGAGCTAGAGTGTAGAAGCATCCAGATCATCTCCTCACACTGAAGCAACATGGAGCCCAGAGCCTCTCTCTACATTCTAGCCCTGCTGCTGGGTCTCTACCAGGCTCTCCCTCTCACAGAACATCAGCATGTGGACATCATTTCACACATTATCACCATCAACAATGGTCAGACAAGTTGctggttgttttctttttattttaacatgttTCCTCTTAAGATGTATAAACATATTGATAAATACTAAACATTTTACTATGACAATGCTAAAACATTTCATTTGAAGTTCCTGTTATTTGGTTTTTGCAACCCAAATTCCTTTTTTGTCCATGATTGCATGAAGGATCTAGTGAACAGTTGGTGGAGGGAGACATACTTGTGCCAAGTACCAGGAATGCTCTGGTCTGCCGGAGTAACAACTGCTTTTGGCAGAAGTCTTCAACAGGAGTAGTGCAGGTCCCTTATGTCGTGAGCAATGATTTCTGTAAGTAAAACCTCcagattcaggttcaggttttaCATTGATGTTGATGTTATTTCTTAATGTTTTTGCTTGGTTCTTTTTCAGCTTCTTCTGACCTGAATGTAATTACCAGTGCCATGGCATCCTTCCACAGCAAAACCTGCATTCGCTTTGTTCGCAGAACATTTGAACCTGATTACATCAGCATTCAGAACCTAAATGGGTGAGAGCAGGAAACTATTTGAATTATTTTACTTCTGTTATTCCTGTTTTGTACACATTGCCAATTGCTTGATGTCTGTGACCAGGACAGCCTTCTCCCTGTCTTTCAGGTGCTACTCTTCTATTGGCAGAACAGGTGGTTCTCAGGTGATCTCTCTCAGCAAAGACGGATGTGTGTACCATGGTATCGTTGAGCATGAGTTGAACCACGCGCTCGGTTTCTACCATGAGCATACCAGGAGCGACCGTGACAAGTATGTCAGGATCAACTGGCAAAACATTGACCCATCAATGCAGTCCAATTTTAACAAGGAGAACACCAACAACCTCAACACACCATATGACTACACCTCCGTGATGCACTATGGAAGAACTGCTTTCTCTGTTAACGGCCAGTACACCATCACTCCTATTCCTGATGCTTCAGTGGTGATAGGGCAGAGAGAGGAACTCTCCACCA from Brachyhypopomus gauderio isolate BG-103 unplaced genomic scaffold, BGAUD_0.2 sc190, whole genome shotgun sequence includes these protein-coding regions:
- the LOC143502103 gene encoding hatching enzyme 1.2-like encodes the protein MEPRASLYILALLLGLYQALPLTEHQHVDIISHIITINNGSSEQLVEGDILVPSTRNALVCRSNNCFWQKSSTGVVQVPYVVSNDFSSSDLNVITSAMASFHSKTCIRFVRRTFEPDYISIQNLNGCYSSIGRTGGSQVISLSKDGCVYHGIVEHELNHALGFYHEHTRSDRDKYVRINWQNIDPSMQSNFNKENTNNLNTPYDYTSVMHYGRTAFSVNGQYTITPIPDASVVIGQREELSTIDVKRIKILYNC
- the LOC143502101 gene encoding hatching enzyme 1.2-like, translated to MEPRASLYILALLLGLYQALPLTEPQHVDIISRIITINNGSSEQLVEGDILVPSTRNALVCRSNNCFWQKSSTGVVQVPYVVSNDFSSSDLNVITSAMASFHSKTCIRFVRRTFEPDYISIQNLNGCYSSIGRTGGSQVISLSKDGCVYHGIVEHELNHALGFYHEHTRSDRDKYVRINWQNIDPSMQSNFNKENTNNLNTPYDYTSVMHYGRTAFSVNGQYTITPIPDASVVIGQREELSTIDVKRIKILYNC